One stretch of Oceanipulchritudo coccoides DNA includes these proteins:
- a CDS encoding glycosyltransferase family 2 protein, translating into MKISVVIPCYNEESTIRTIVDRVKNAGVSLHEVIIVNDCSADKTPEVLKEWDDDPMVKVFHHKVNQGKGAALRTGFKQVSGDIIIIQDADLEYDPKEYPLLLEPIESGDADVVFGSRFMGGRPHRVVYFWHMVGNRLLTLASNMMTNLNLTDMETCFKVFKGEILSQISIEEDRFGFEPEVTAKVSRIDCRIYEVGISYYGRTYAEGKKIGWRDGVRAIYAIVKYNIFKR; encoded by the coding sequence ATGAAGATATCGGTCGTCATCCCATGCTATAACGAGGAATCAACCATCCGGACAATTGTTGACCGGGTTAAGAATGCCGGAGTTTCCCTCCATGAAGTCATTATCGTGAATGACTGTTCCGCCGACAAGACGCCCGAGGTCCTCAAGGAATGGGACGACGATCCGATGGTGAAGGTCTTCCATCACAAGGTGAATCAGGGAAAAGGGGCTGCCTTGAGGACCGGATTCAAGCAAGTCAGTGGTGATATCATCATCATCCAGGACGCCGATTTGGAATATGACCCCAAAGAGTATCCCCTCCTCCTTGAGCCAATCGAGTCGGGTGATGCCGATGTTGTTTTTGGTTCACGGTTCATGGGCGGTCGACCGCACCGCGTTGTCTACTTCTGGCACATGGTCGGCAACCGGTTGCTCACACTGGCTTCCAACATGATGACAAACCTCAACCTCACTGACATGGAAACCTGTTTCAAAGTCTTCAAGGGGGAGATTCTCAGCCAGATTTCGATCGAGGAAGACCGTTTTGGGTTTGAACCTGAAGTTACTGCCAAGGTTTCCCGCATTGACTGTCGCATTTATGAAGTGGGTATTTCCTATTATGGGCGGACTTATGCCGAGGGGAAGAAAATCGGTTGGCGAGATGGGGTACGGGCGATTTACGCCATCGTGAAGTACAATATCTTCAAGCGATAG
- a CDS encoding sodium:solute symporter family transporter has product MGPLEISILTGYFVLILSVGWLMGRHETSVEDYFVGRRQIPWWAVLGSLVATEVSAATYLAVPAVGFSENLTYLQFGVGSFFARIFVATVFIGAFYKADCLSIYEYLQKRFGQSTQYTASVYFLVTRILASGVRLMIAVTGFSVILNIPFGWSLLLFGSITLGYTFMGGIRSVIWTDCIQGIVFIAAGLAGASWLLNEVGGSAFWQTAAEAGRWELVRWVPEGSGPLGWFNDSQWVVTAILFGFASTVAALGTDQDMAQRLLSSKSARHAKRSLIVSGFIALPVAGLFLFLGVALYVYFQANPDPDFPTKLVDGHEVPDSDKAFSYFMVTAIPAWLKGLLLTGVLAAAMSSLDSAMAALSTSTVRDLLQPLMPRTTSASRWLWTSRAFTVLFAILLMLAAWFLRDGGKFLWLAFKITSLTYGSLLGVFLLGIFSKRGSDRVNLWAMLAGTALSASGLWLIETGALPLAWTWLLLIGTSTTFLIGLIPHSGLSAKELR; this is encoded by the coding sequence ATGGGTCCCCTTGAGATCAGCATCCTGACCGGATATTTTGTCCTGATCCTTTCGGTCGGATGGCTCATGGGACGACACGAGACCTCGGTTGAGGATTATTTTGTCGGGCGACGGCAAATCCCCTGGTGGGCAGTCCTCGGATCACTTGTTGCCACCGAGGTCAGTGCGGCCACATACTTGGCGGTGCCCGCAGTCGGGTTTTCAGAAAATCTGACCTATCTTCAGTTTGGGGTCGGAAGCTTCTTTGCCCGGATTTTTGTGGCAACAGTCTTTATTGGGGCTTTCTACAAGGCGGACTGCCTGAGTATTTACGAATACCTGCAAAAGCGTTTTGGCCAAAGTACTCAATACACCGCCTCCGTCTATTTTCTCGTGACAAGGATTCTCGCCTCGGGCGTCCGCCTGATGATCGCCGTGACCGGCTTTTCGGTCATTCTCAATATTCCTTTTGGCTGGAGCCTTCTCCTCTTTGGTTCAATCACACTCGGATATACCTTCATGGGTGGAATTCGGTCTGTAATCTGGACCGACTGCATTCAGGGAATTGTTTTTATTGCCGCCGGATTGGCCGGGGCCAGCTGGTTGCTCAATGAAGTGGGTGGGTCTGCGTTTTGGCAGACAGCCGCTGAAGCGGGACGGTGGGAACTGGTTCGGTGGGTACCGGAAGGTTCCGGCCCGCTGGGATGGTTCAATGATTCCCAATGGGTCGTCACGGCCATCCTTTTTGGATTTGCCAGCACCGTTGCCGCACTTGGCACAGATCAGGATATGGCGCAGCGCCTTCTTTCCAGCAAATCTGCTCGCCACGCCAAGCGCAGTCTCATTGTCAGTGGCTTTATCGCCCTTCCGGTCGCAGGGCTTTTCCTTTTTCTCGGGGTTGCCCTTTATGTTTACTTTCAGGCCAATCCCGACCCGGATTTTCCCACGAAGCTGGTGGATGGCCATGAGGTTCCCGACAGCGACAAGGCGTTTTCCTATTTTATGGTGACCGCAATCCCGGCATGGCTGAAAGGGCTTCTTTTGACAGGGGTGCTCGCGGCAGCCATGTCCAGTCTGGATTCCGCCATGGCAGCGCTCAGCACCTCGACCGTGAGGGATTTGCTCCAACCACTCATGCCCCGCACAACCTCAGCTTCACGTTGGCTCTGGACTAGCCGGGCTTTTACGGTGCTGTTTGCCATCCTTTTGATGCTCGCCGCCTGGTTCCTGCGTGACGGGGGCAAGTTCCTCTGGTTGGCCTTTAAGATCACCAGCCTCACTTATGGCAGCCTTCTGGGGGTATTCCTTCTGGGAATTTTCAGCAAACGGGGATCGGACCGGGTCAACCTGTGGGCCATGCTTGCGGGCACAGCCCTTTCCGCCTCCGGCCTCTGGCTAATTGAAACCGGGGCACTGCCATTGGCTTGGACGTGGCTGCTCCTGATCGGGACCTCAACTACATTTCTTATAGGCCTTATACCCCACTCGGGTCTTTCAGCGAAGGAACTCAGGTAA
- a CDS encoding hybrid sensor histidine kinase/response regulator: MALWQNKDDTSTDHRSEQELFKEYYPLVLTILDEIHPLLERTVDQREVLAMASMHLGRLIRARKRVGRRELRKSIEKFLVDNFALEASAEDILNNAVLPPLSEETLKGSRILIVDDSAMARRQIQFFLKRDGFEVYEAKSGEEALWLINEVDPELILMDVTMDGMDGMETCRRIKEDTANLNMPVIFLSAMGDREEIVRGFKSGAIDYIVKPFHPAESLTRIRTHLHVRKLAQLREKNILELKHLNQTKDRILRVASHDLRNPVAAIAGLAEFLKEDTENMSESQQEIVDAIEEAGRSVVTLLNELLDLSAFDSGQVNLKKESLAVCDLIRNLVPLFRGEAERKNIKLEFTCEPGLPKISCDRQQIRRVADNLFSNALKFTPHGGTVSVHVKATGQDVVMEVKDTGPGIPTHESGSLFKEFGTTSNMPTGGEKSTGLGLSICHRIVTAHKGSINYVNLPEGGTCFSVTLPAIIT; this comes from the coding sequence ATGGCATTGTGGCAAAATAAAGACGATACATCCACGGATCACCGATCCGAGCAGGAGCTTTTCAAGGAGTATTATCCATTGGTATTAACCATTCTGGATGAAATCCATCCGCTGCTCGAGCGAACCGTGGACCAGCGGGAAGTTCTCGCTATGGCCAGCATGCACCTGGGCCGCCTGATCCGTGCACGCAAACGGGTTGGCCGCCGGGAGCTCAGGAAATCAATCGAAAAGTTCCTGGTTGATAACTTTGCCCTCGAAGCCTCCGCAGAAGATATTCTCAACAATGCGGTGCTTCCGCCCTTGAGTGAGGAGACCCTGAAAGGCAGCCGGATCCTGATTGTCGACGATAGCGCGATGGCGCGGCGGCAAATCCAGTTTTTCCTGAAACGGGACGGATTCGAGGTCTATGAGGCCAAATCCGGAGAGGAAGCACTTTGGCTCATCAACGAGGTGGATCCCGAGCTGATCCTCATGGATGTGACCATGGATGGCATGGACGGGATGGAAACGTGTCGCCGGATCAAGGAAGACACAGCGAATCTCAATATGCCCGTTATCTTTTTATCCGCAATGGGCGACCGGGAAGAGATTGTCCGTGGCTTCAAAAGCGGAGCGATTGACTACATCGTAAAACCATTTCATCCGGCAGAAAGCCTGACACGTATCCGTACGCACTTACATGTCAGGAAGCTGGCGCAGCTGCGCGAGAAGAATATTCTCGAACTAAAGCATCTCAACCAGACCAAAGACCGGATCCTGCGAGTTGCTTCTCATGACCTCCGGAACCCGGTGGCCGCTATCGCGGGGTTAGCTGAATTCCTCAAGGAAGATACGGAGAATATGTCGGAAAGCCAACAGGAGATTGTCGACGCCATCGAGGAAGCCGGCAGAAGCGTGGTGACACTACTGAATGAGCTTCTGGATCTTTCCGCCTTTGATAGCGGACAAGTAAACCTGAAAAAGGAATCCCTGGCTGTTTGTGATCTTATCCGAAACCTTGTTCCACTTTTCCGTGGAGAAGCTGAACGGAAGAACATCAAGCTTGAGTTTACCTGTGAGCCGGGGCTCCCTAAAATTTCCTGCGACCGTCAGCAGATACGTCGGGTTGCAGATAACCTTTTTAGCAACGCCCTTAAGTTTACACCTCACGGTGGAACGGTGTCCGTCCATGTAAAGGCTACCGGACAGGATGTGGTCATGGAAGTCAAAGATACCGGGCCGGGAATCCCAACGCACGAATCGGGTTCGCTCTTCAAGGAGTTTGGAACAACCTCCAACATGCCCACGGGCGGGGAAAAGAGCACCGGGTTGGGCCTTTCAATCTGTCACCGCATTGTCACCGCCCACAAGGGCAGTATCAATTACGTCAATTTACCTGAAGGAGGCACTTGCTTCAGCGTAACCCTGCCAGCAATAATAACATAG
- a CDS encoding SPL family radical SAM protein: protein MYSKTSTFSHIYIETCALDHPRTQGILKRFPKSTVVEVDDYQNVFGRGKQNFWRQKASPKLILGIKKDNFLYEGNEFLQANLSPNFCYNALVLNCPYDCHYCYLQGMYGSANVVAFVNMEEYFKAAENQVKARPDPSTPMPLAISYDSDLLSLEGVLGYVKEWVDWSRGQPDVLVEVRTKSAGKRFFLENEPSRSVRMAWTLSPDFVCRQYESGAPGLDARLEALNQAVERGWRISLCLDPILKVKNADRVYREFMDRLSGSLPWEAVERVELGVFRVSTSYFKHMLKRPDTDLLHYPYEHANNAVSYNEAEKDALVELCRGGLMNILSEDKIHIWT from the coding sequence ATGTATTCAAAAACTAGTACATTTTCGCATATTTACATTGAGACGTGCGCACTGGATCATCCGCGCACGCAGGGAATCCTGAAACGCTTTCCAAAAAGCACCGTTGTCGAGGTGGATGATTACCAGAATGTATTTGGTCGAGGAAAGCAGAACTTCTGGCGCCAGAAAGCGAGTCCAAAACTGATTCTTGGGATAAAAAAGGATAACTTCCTTTATGAGGGAAACGAGTTTCTACAGGCCAACTTGTCACCAAATTTCTGTTACAATGCGCTTGTCCTGAATTGTCCGTACGATTGTCACTATTGCTATCTTCAGGGAATGTACGGGAGTGCCAATGTAGTGGCTTTTGTGAACATGGAAGAGTATTTCAAGGCGGCGGAGAATCAGGTAAAAGCCCGTCCCGATCCCTCCACTCCGATGCCGTTGGCAATATCCTACGACTCCGACCTCCTTTCCCTTGAGGGTGTGCTTGGTTACGTAAAGGAATGGGTCGATTGGTCGCGCGGGCAACCGGATGTCCTCGTCGAAGTGCGTACAAAATCCGCAGGCAAGCGGTTTTTCCTCGAGAATGAGCCCTCACGCTCGGTACGGATGGCCTGGACGCTTTCGCCGGATTTTGTGTGCCGGCAGTATGAGTCTGGTGCGCCAGGGCTGGATGCGCGACTCGAGGCCCTTAATCAGGCTGTCGAGCGTGGTTGGCGGATTTCCCTTTGCCTGGATCCGATCCTGAAAGTCAAGAATGCTGACCGCGTCTACCGGGAGTTTATGGACAGGCTTTCTGGTTCCCTGCCCTGGGAGGCCGTTGAACGGGTTGAGTTGGGGGTCTTCAGGGTCAGTACCAGCTACTTTAAACACATGTTAAAGCGTCCGGATACGGACCTCTTGCATTATCCCTATGAGCATGCTAACAACGCCGTTTCTTATAATGAAGCCGAGAAGGATGCACTTGTTGAG